Proteins encoded in a region of the Streptomyces sp. NBC_00310 genome:
- a CDS encoding helix-turn-helix domain-containing protein, which yields MSKGSSQHPLPSPHRVVVVVDEATNPFEVGVATELFGLPRPELGLPAPLYEVTLCTPGARVRMNHGFFTMTGVAGLDAVDDADTLVVPGRPDNVVPRGAAVLDAIRRTHARGARIVSFCTGTFALAEAGVLDGRRATTHWRWAETFQQLHPKVRLEPDVLYVDEGDLLSSAGSAASLDLGLHIWRRDHGAELANAVSRRLVFAAHRDGGQQQFVERPVPHIPDESLGPVLAWAQKRLAAPLTVSDLATRAAVSPATLHRRFRSQLGTTPLAWLIGERVTLARRLIERGEERLDVVAERSGLGTAANLRARLRQETGLSPSAYRRRFGAGAGERL from the coding sequence ATGTCGAAAGGATCCTCGCAGCACCCTCTGCCGAGTCCGCATCGCGTCGTGGTGGTCGTCGACGAGGCCACCAACCCCTTCGAAGTGGGCGTGGCGACCGAGTTGTTCGGGCTGCCGCGGCCCGAACTGGGGCTGCCCGCACCGCTGTACGAGGTGACGCTGTGCACGCCGGGGGCCCGGGTCCGGATGAACCACGGGTTCTTCACCATGACCGGGGTGGCGGGGCTCGACGCCGTCGACGACGCCGACACCCTCGTCGTACCGGGCCGACCGGACAACGTCGTGCCGCGCGGGGCCGCCGTGCTCGACGCCATCCGGCGCACGCACGCGCGCGGGGCGCGGATCGTGAGCTTCTGCACCGGCACCTTCGCGCTGGCGGAGGCCGGGGTGCTCGACGGCCGTCGGGCCACCACCCACTGGCGCTGGGCGGAGACATTCCAGCAGCTGCATCCGAAGGTCCGGCTTGAACCGGACGTGCTCTACGTCGACGAGGGCGACCTGCTGAGCTCGGCCGGCAGCGCGGCCTCGCTCGACCTGGGGCTGCACATCTGGCGCCGGGACCACGGCGCGGAGCTCGCCAACGCGGTGAGCCGACGGCTGGTGTTCGCGGCTCATCGCGACGGTGGGCAGCAGCAGTTCGTGGAGCGGCCCGTTCCGCACATCCCGGACGAGTCCCTCGGACCCGTGCTGGCCTGGGCCCAGAAGCGCCTCGCCGCCCCACTCACGGTCTCGGACCTCGCCACCCGCGCGGCCGTCTCGCCCGCCACCCTGCACCGCCGCTTCCGCAGCCAGCTCGGCACGACACCTTTGGCCTGGCTCATCGGGGAGCGCGTGACCCTGGCCCGACGACTCATCGAACGCGGTGAGGAGCGTCTCGACGTGGTCGCCGAGCGCAGCGGACTCGGAACCGCCGCGAACCTCCGCGCGCGCCTGCGCCAGGAGACCGGGCTGAGCCCTTCGGCCTACAGGCGACGTTTCGGAGCGGGCGCGGGGGAACGCCTGTAG
- a CDS encoding cupin domain-containing protein: MEPTAPISLAKALSSFDALWSPRIVTTVNDYDVRVAKVEGDHLWHVHENTDEFFLVFEGELHIGLREPEGERTVVLPQGSVFTVPRGVEHKPYAPSRAAILVIEPSGTSTVGDRHDEIPDHVDATTGHALS, translated from the coding sequence ATGGAACCCACGGCACCCATCTCCCTGGCCAAGGCGCTGTCTTCTTTCGACGCCCTGTGGAGCCCCCGCATCGTCACCACCGTCAACGACTACGACGTCCGCGTGGCCAAGGTCGAGGGCGACCACCTCTGGCACGTCCACGAGAACACCGACGAGTTCTTCCTGGTCTTCGAGGGCGAACTGCACATCGGCCTGCGCGAACCGGAGGGGGAACGCACGGTCGTCCTGCCTCAGGGCTCGGTCTTCACCGTCCCACGAGGGGTCGAGCACAAGCCGTACGCCCCGTCCCGCGCCGCCATCCTCGTCATCGAACCGAGCGGTACGAGTACCGTCGGCGACCGGCATGACGAGATCCCGGACCATGTGGACGCGACCACGGGGCATGCGCTGAGCTGA
- a CDS encoding DUF6458 family protein, with translation MGLGGCIILIAVGAILTFATDWDMQGVNLDLVGIIFMIVGLIGVATFSSIAKRKRVVVPPTAPVIDENGQQRGGYQGY, from the coding sequence ATGGGCCTGGGCGGGTGCATCATTCTGATCGCCGTGGGAGCCATTCTCACGTTCGCCACCGACTGGGACATGCAGGGGGTCAACCTCGACCTGGTCGGCATCATCTTCATGATCGTCGGACTCATCGGAGTCGCGACGTTCAGCAGCATCGCCAAGCGGAAGCGGGTCGTGGTGCCTCCCACGGCTCCGGTCATCGACGAGAACGGCCAGCAGCGGGGTGGGTACCAGGGGTACTAG